From Deltaproteobacteria bacterium:
TGCCGTCATCTACACCCTACTCGCGGTACGCTGCCCACGCTGCCGTAACCGATTGGGCCAGACGTTGACGGCTGGCAGCGGCGTACCGTTCTCGAGAAGCAAGGTCCGCTTCTGTCCGTTCTGCGGCTTGGAACTCGACTCCCAAGATGTGCAGGAGCGATCTGCGGTCTAACATGGCGCTGGAGCTGCCGCGCACGAAACCTGCGATTCAGTGCGACGAACAGTGGGCGCGCAGCTCAGCGCTCAGTCGTTAGGCAGCGGTGACCGCATGACCAGAGTACCAGCGATACTCATTCTGCTCGTGGGCGCGACAGCGTTTTTCTTCTGGCTGACCCGTTCCGGAGCAGGTGCCGAGGGTACTGAGCGGGTTTTTCGCTTCGGGCAAGAGTGGAGCTTCGTTGGCAGATCCAGTGACCCGGAACCGACGCTGATCATCGTGAGAGTCGAAACGCTGCCGAGGATCGGAGAAGTTATCCATATCAGCGTGCGCGGCGTTCGGATCCGTAACTCTCATGCTGCCGAGGGCTATGTGGACACCCTTCCTCATTTGCCGTTTAGTCCAGCCGCACTCCAGCGAAGCGTCACACGGTTGGTGGCAGACTCCGTGACGCTGCCGGACTTTAAGCCAGGGTACGAGGAATGGCGGCGAGCGCAGGGGGGAGCGTTCACCGTCTCGGTTCGCGAGGCCCTCGATCTTGCCGAGCAGGCCGTCAAATGATGGTCTGCCGGTCTGCCTAACACGCCATTGGAGCGGACCGGCGCTGATCGGCCGCGGCGTGAGGCGCGGCCCCGCGAGTGCGCCGGCCGCTCAACGGCCTTCTCGTTAGGCCGCTTTGCACACAAACGCGCGAACCGCGGACCCTTTCCATGAACATCCTCACGGTCAATCTCCTGTTCAGCACGCTCGTGTTCTGGATCGCCGCCAGGATTTACGTTCTCCCGAGACTCCAGGAGCTGAAACCGCGGACCATCTTGCTGCCGATCCTCCTGCTGCATTCCTTCCGACACCTCGGCCTCATGTTCCTGGCCCCCGGAGCCACCTACCCCAACATTCCAACGCCGTTTGCCTATCCGGCAGCCTTCGGCGATCTGCTGGCCGCTGTGTTAGCAATCGCTGCGATTCCAGCCGTGGCGAGACAGGCACGAGGTGCCCGATTCCTCGTGTGGCTCTTCAACGTCGAGGGCACAGTAGACCTGCTCGTGGCGATCGTCCTCGCTACGGTCTATGGCGCATCGGTGTACATGGGGCCAGCGTACTGGATCCCGGCGTTCTGGGTTCCGGCGCTCCTGGTGACGCACTTCATCACCTTCCTTGTTCTTCGGAGGCACTGGACGGGACCGGCCTAACATGGCAATGCAGCTGGCGCCGCTGCGCGCCGCAGCTGATCGCCCCAGTCGTTAGACGGCCCAAGGTCGACCGCGTGGACGGCCAGAGAGGAGTTCGAACGATCCAGGCTGGTGGCGAACGGCTGACTGAAGGTCTGCGGCACAACGAAGTGTTGTGGGAGTGCCTTCGCCGTCTTCCTGCACTCGAGTTGCCGGGCTGGTATCTCGGGGCGGGGTGCATCGGCCAGACGATCTGGAACATCGCGCACGGTAAAGCGGCAACAGCCGACATCGCTGATTACGATCTGGCCTACTTCGATGCTGATCTCGCTCCGGAACGGGAGGTCGAGGTAGCCGCTCGCGTCGGTAAGCTGCTCGAGGATTTGCCCGTTCGGCCCGACGTGAAGAACCAGGCGCGCGTCCATCTCTGGCACGAGGGCCGCTTTGGCTATCCGATTCGTGCCTACGCTTCTTCCGAAGACGCGATCGCCACCTGGCCGACGACCGCTACGGCGGTGGGTGTTCGGTCCGTCGACGGAATCCTTAAGGTTTACGCGCCGTTCGATACTGCTGATCTGTTCGCCCTCGTCGTACGGCCGAACCGGGTCAAAATCACGCCGGATATCTATGCTGCGAAGGTGGCACGTTGGGTTGAGCGGTGGCCATCGCTCAAGATCTTGCCCTGGGAACAGGGTGTGGGTGTTTCGGGCAGCCGCAGGGCCGTCTAAGCCGATGCAGCGGCCCCGAGCGGAACGGGCTTGACCGACCATCCTACCGTCTGCGACTGTGGCGTCCGTCTTCGGGCGGCCGTCGCGTCGGGCGCGGGCCGCTAATCGGCAGGTCGTCAGACGGCCAAGGAAAGAGTGCGCGATGCTAAGTGGAAGCCAGCTCGCCTACGAGTCGGCGACGTCCTTGCGCCGGCGCATCGCGGTGAAGGAGCTGTCCCCACGCGAGTTAGTCGACGGTTTCTTGCGACGCATCGAACAGCGTGATCCCCAAGTTCACAGCTATCTGTACGTTGCTGCGGACAGGGCGGCGGAGGCGGCGCGTCGGGCAGAGCAAGCGGTCATGGACGGACGAGAGCTCGGTCCATTGCATGGCGTGCCAGTCGCCGTAAAGGACCTTTTCGACACGCAAGGTATTGAGACGACGTGTGGCTCTCCGCGGATCCTCCATGGGAATGTGCCCGCGCGAAGCGCTACGGCTGTGGAGCGACTCGAATCGGCGGGCGCGGTGCTTCTCGGAAAGCTGCACATGACCGAGTTTGCTTTTTTGGAACACCATGCGGACACACCGCCAGCCCGGAACCCATGGGATCTCGCTCGATCGCCTGGAGGATCATCGAGCGGGTCCGCGATCGCCGTGGCCGCCGGCCTGGCTACGGCGACACTTGGGACGGACACAGTCGCCTCCATCCGTTTGCCCGCGGCGTGGTGCGGTGTCATTGGCTTCAAACCGACCTGGGGCATGGTGTCGCGCGACGGGGTATTCCCGCTCGCCGCCTCGCTCGACCACGTCGGCCCGATCACGCGCAGCGTGGCTGATGCCGCTCTCATGCTGCACTGCATCGCAGGTCCCGACTCACGCGATCGCTCCGCTCTCCCGAACGGGTCCATCCGTTCTGAGCCGGCACCACGCGAGAACTTCGCAGGCGTACGGATCGGCTGGGATGAGTCGTACGTCACGACGGATGCCGAGGCGGACGTGATAACTGTGACACGAACCGCACTCGACGCTATGCTTGCACTCGGCGCGGAAGTGAAGCCGATCGAGGTACCGAGCCTGGATAGCACCCTGAACACGTTCACAAGCGTGTTTTTGCTGGAGTTACGGTCCGCGCACGTTCGGTTTTACCCGGAACGTAGCGACGACTACACCCCAACTTTGCGGGAAACGCTCGCTTTGGCCTCGGGGTTCGATCCGCTCCGATATGTAGACGCTTCGATCAGGGCTCGCGCGTTTCGGTACCAAATCGACTGTCTGTTTGATGAGATCGACGTACTCCTGTGTCCGGCCGCGCCTTCCGCGGCCACTTTGCTGACGGGTGATCAGCGAAGGAGCAGCGATGTCGCGCGAGGGAGCGGTAGAAACCCCCTCTACCCGTTTCGCTACACCTGCCTATGGAATCTCGCGGGTACGCCCGCGGTATCTCTGCCGTGGGGCTTCACTGCGGGCGGGCTGCCGCTCGCGGTGCAGCTCGTCGGCCGGCGTAGGGCCGACGATGCACTCTTGTCGATCGCCGCGCGACTGGAGGCCGAGGCCCCGGACGTTGGGCGTCGGCCACCGCTCGAGTGAGTGGTGCGCATGAGGGAACCAAAACGCTTCCTAGTCCGGTGGCTGAACGGCCCGTCTAACAAGGTGTTGGAGCGGACCGGCGGACAGCCGAGCTACTTCATGCGGGCGCCGGTGCCCGCCGGCCGCTCAACGCCAGCTCGTTAGCCATGCAGGCCGTCTCGCTGCCCGAACTCAAGGGCAAGATACTGGAAAGCGCTCGGCTCGATGGTGAGACCGAAGAATGGGTCTTCCAGTTCTCGGGTAAGATCTGCCTGCAAGCGAGCGCACCCTGGCGCCTCGTGGTGGAGAACAGGATCCGTCTAGGGTGGCGGGACCACGGCCACCGGTTTGGGCTCGCGCGCCACGTCGTTCGGAGCCTATGTCCCTGATCTTCCCGGCTGTGTCGCAGCCGGAGAGACACGGGATGAAGCGTTGAGGCTCATCCGTGAGGCTATCGAGTTCCACATCGAGGGCCTCAGGCAGGAAGGGCAGCCTGTTCCTCCTCCTTCGTCAACCAGCGAAGTGGTCGACGTTCAAGCTGCCTAACCCGGCGATGGAGCCGGCCGGCTCAATCCTCGCCCCTCATCGCGACCGCCAGTGCGCCGGCGGCTCATCGCCACGCCGTTAGCCATGCAGGCCGTCTCGCTGCCCGAACTCAAGGGCAAGATACTGGAAAGCGCTCGGCTCGATGGTGAGACCGAAGAATGGGTCTTCCAGTTCTCGGGTAAGATCTGCCTGCAAGCGAGCGCACCCTGGCGCCTCGTGGTGGAGAACAGGATCCGTCTAGGGTGGCGGGACCACGGCCACCGGTTTGGGCTCGCGCGACCGGTCGACGCGTCGGAGAGGCTGCCTATCGGTTCGTCGGTGACGGAAGCGTCGATTGACGATCCCACGGGCGACCTATCGGTGGGTTTCGTCGGAGGCGCGATCTTGGAGGTGTTCAACGATTCATGTGGTTACGAGGGGTGGATTCTGAACGGGCCCGGTGCGAACACCTACGTCGTGGCCCAAGGCGGCGGCACGATCGTGCGGTCCAGTGACTGATGGCTAACTCGCGATTGCAGCCGGCGGCGCTA
This genomic window contains:
- a CDS encoding nucleotidyltransferase family protein, whose translation is MQAGGERLTEGLRHNEVLWECLRRLPALELPGWYLGAGCIGQTIWNIAHGKAATADIADYDLAYFDADLAPEREVEVAARVGKLLEDLPVRPDVKNQARVHLWHEGRFGYPIRAYASSEDAIATWPTTATAVGVRSVDGILKVYAPFDTADLFALVVRPNRVKITPDIYAAKVARWVERWPSLKILPWEQGVGVSGSRRAV
- a CDS encoding type II toxin-antitoxin system HicB family antitoxin, with the protein product MGSRATSFGAYVPDLPGCVAAGETRDEALRLIREAIEFHIEGLRQEGQPVPPPSSTSEVVDVQAA
- a CDS encoding amidase, which gives rise to MLSGSQLAYESATSLRRRIAVKELSPRELVDGFLRRIEQRDPQVHSYLYVAADRAAEAARRAEQAVMDGRELGPLHGVPVAVKDLFDTQGIETTCGSPRILHGNVPARSATAVERLESAGAVLLGKLHMTEFAFLEHHADTPPARNPWDLARSPGGSSSGSAIAVAAGLATATLGTDTVASIRLPAAWCGVIGFKPTWGMVSRDGVFPLAASLDHVGPITRSVADAALMLHCIAGPDSRDRSALPNGSIRSEPAPRENFAGVRIGWDESYVTTDAEADVITVTRTALDAMLALGAEVKPIEVPSLDSTLNTFTSVFLLELRSAHVRFYPERSDDYTPTLRETLALASGFDPLRYVDASIRARAFRYQIDCLFDEIDVLLCPAAPSAATLLTGDQRRSSDVARGSGRNPLYPFRYTCLWNLAGTPAVSLPWGFTAGGLPLAVQLVGRRRADDALLSIAARLEAEAPDVGRRPPLE